The genomic window ctttcccccttcagtagatgaatgtgaaaacaaccttctagtgtcaaactctgtgcacatacatcattctgcacagtgaagctcaaacatccaactgaaggaacaagaagaaaaacacaatttggTTTGAAGGgaactttaaatatatttaataatttaaggAATTAAATTCAGGGACGTAAAGAAATTAAGATTTCTTACAGcttgtaaaaatatatatatacattatacagtacatattttgCCCCCTGCACATTATTTTGCACATGACTTGGAGATCGAGCTAAGAGGCAATTTCCActaccagcacctttaaagctagctaatgaattaatttattaacttatgtttaatccatacacacacagaaatgtaaaaatgacagattttcACGAAAGTTTGCACTTCATAAACAATTTTTATGTCAATAAATGGTCTACATGTTAATTAATATGCAACAGTTTGCTTACAGTATGATATTCTATCAGCacttgataataaaaaataaactgtccACACAGCCTGATTTATTAAAAACTAGTCAATACTATCAGTACAAATGAAAACCAGTGGTGATCAATTTAGTGACGCAAATATAACATCACACctaaataacaacataaagcTAAAAGTGACAGTCAGACAATCTTGACCCAAAGCTTctttacacactgaaaatagaaaacattatatatttacatgtctTTCACGATGTCCTATCCATCATGTTTAGTTCATTGTGACTCCATTTATTTGCATTCCTCCATCCCTTCTTCATTCATGCTTCCAGCCCAGGAAAAAAATTCAGCTTTCAGCAGCTTCATCTCTGGTTGCTGCACGACCAGGAACGAGGCGTCACCAGCTCCCAGAAACTATTCTGTTAGGAAAGAGTCAGAGTTTGTCTAAATATTCATGtaactctcctcctcctcctccttctccttctagTAACATTATCTGCAATCctttaatatataatatctgTATGATTTAGCATTTAAAAACCATATTTATTATCACATAATAATCTAATTTTACAGATGTCACTACTATTTTTAGATAGTCGTTATCTGTGTTaagccattgtgtgtgtgtgagtgagtgacgCCACTGGCTTTAGAGGATGCCATAGCTGAGGATACACAGAGATGGAGTAGTTCATAGTAGAATAAGTATGTTAAGTACATCTGTGCCCATCTGTCGTGAAAATCCCTCCCTCACATCTGTGACTTCATCAAAGACTTGGGGTTTGAGGGGGGCTTTTTAAGGGTTAAATACATATCAGATTTTCTCATAAGTCTGTAAGTTGGGTGTGTGCTGGGTGTGTTATCTCTTTAAGAACACATTTATGcactttgtatttgtatatacatatatgcatgtgtgtcttgTAGTAACAGATGCTCATGAATGACTGCAGAGAAGAACAGACGACAAAGCCAGGATAATGAAACCGTGATTTGTTCAACAGGCACGCTCATCTGGTTACTGACGTCTGTGTGACGTCCAAGTCGAGTACCATGGTGGAGTAATTTAGTTAACTCATATATATCTGTGAGTTTTTTCTAGTGTTGTAGTCTAGTCTCAGTCAATGTCAGATGTATTTCAAGTTTATTCACCTGCTAGCTTCAAACAGAGGTCAAAGTACTGTCTACTGATGTAGTGCAGTGTACTAACAGACACTGAAATGTTTGCAGCTTCATTTGAAATCCACAACAAACAGTCACATGGTGTCTATGTGTACATATCTGTAGCTCTGTCTATTTAAAGGAAaggtttctgatgttttttttagtaatgCACAACTTCACAGATAGCCTCATCACTCGATTCTGATGCATCTCTTCAATGGATTTAAACACAGTGCAGTCAAGTGGGACAGTTGTTTAGACTTTCAAACAGCCTGATAAATCTCTCAGAGGAAGAATCCCACagtaaattaatatattttttcatatataatGATGAAAGAAGTGTAAAAAATCTCACTTTCTGAATGATTGCCCAATTGGATCGTGTGCAAGGCCATTATGTTTCTAAAATTTAAAGCTTTTGACAAGGTTGTGATCTGATTCTAtattaaatgatatgaaacagctttttaaaaaggtaGATAAAAAGTAAACCTATTTTTTAGAGCAGAAACAGCATCACATAAAGATACTAATTTAATCAGCACAGGACTATTGCATTGCTCCTTGTGGCCTTTTCACTACCTGCAGAATACATGTTGGTGGAGTACGTACCCCTGTCCGAGGACATTGTATCTGCGCGTACCACTCCTGGCAGTACAGACACACCTGGACACCTTGACCGAGGAAGAGACACGCCCACATGATGACGTTGAACACGGGGCTCTGCCGCTTGTCGTTCATGGTAAAGTTGAACACCACTAAGAGAGGACGACATGAAGGAATGTTGTTGATTTCAGTTTTTAGGGTATTTGTAGTTAAACAGTAACACTCTATTTGTGTAAAGGCTGTGAGGACGTTAGTAAGGGACAGGGACAAACACTGAAAgcacaaaaagtacaaaagaaCACATTCTGGCAAATGGCAACTTTGAGTTGCAGAGGACAAGGACACAATGCACAAGTTTCTTTAAATATAATGAGAGCACTCCTCTGAAAAGAGCTACAGAATGTCTGTTAGAGTGAATAATTACAGATTTTAACTATGAAGGCTTGAAGGCAGAGTCAAGGAAGTGAAAGGGGagatttacatatttttaacaaGCTATGAACATGCAGTTCAGAAGGACTGTTCAGAATTCAGCAACTGTAATGATGCACTGTGGGCactaaatattttctttcttgttttttttataatttatttttctcttttttatcttttcacatAATCATAACAACCATGTCAGAGCACAGAATGGCAATCATTCTGTGAAAATTGCTCCCTGAATAATGAGTACATCCCTCACCTCCAAAGATTGCAAAGAGGACAAACATGACGGGATAGAAGAAGCCGAAGCCCATGGCCAAGGCGTACTCATGGACGACAGCAGAGACGATGAACACCGAGAGCATGGCAGCTGTTCGGAATTTCCTTTTCGACAGCTGCAGGGATCAGAGAtcgaacagagagagagagagagggcttgACTCACAGTTCAGGGGTCAGGCTGGTTCAGAGGAGAATTTGTGTCACTAGAATTACAGGATGGATGTTAAGACAACTATACACACATGTGACTCCCTGCTTTGCAGATAAAGACATAACCCACTAGGctataacattaacattttgtttattgttattatttatttgttaactgtttgtgtatttaatatAGGTTTGCTGTACTGTAATGACACTCTGCTCACCCAGAGGAAGTCTCTGTATCCGTAGTAATAAAGCCAGTCATGAACCACCACGTTCCAGGTACGATAATAGTTTGCAAAAGATGTAGAGTTCCACCAGtcctgaaaaaaaagaggataactcagttaatgtgtgtgtggatcaaaataaaaactgaagagAGCGATCACAATTTTGGGGCCTGAATTCATTTATACAGTTAGTTATTTTTAAACtacaaaagactaaaacaagACTACACATTGTTAGTGTATAGATTAAACAGATGAGATACACCataaattgtattattatttgtttatacaAGCTAAGGTAACTGGCTCTAATGCAcggacatgagagtggtatcaatgcttggatttcccaaaatgtcgacCTTTTCCTTTAACCACACAATTCAAACAAAGGTGATCCATCTGTACGTAGCTTTAAGATTTGGCCAAGAGACAACAGTTGAAAATGAGCTTTTTGGCTaacactggcacatttacagtaatgCTGATCTACGTGTATTGCAAAAGAATTCAAAAATAGTTCTGTACAGCGCACATTGTTTGACTTTTGgttcacacacagcagcattACACACAATACAGTGGAAGATGCATTTTCAATTCAGAACaactttcagcttttttttaacGCTTAAATAAACCAGCCAATTAGACATATTCATGCATCTTGCACACCCTTAGTCATGGCAGAAGGTCACATGAGCACAGAACTAGAGGGGAAGTGGCAAACATTGAGGGCACACAGGGATTTTCAGACACCGTCTAAGTCAGGGTTTAGTCTCAAGAATGAATCGTACCAGTAGTATTTGATGATGGAAAAGTTGAACTATTTTGGGACCATCAAGCCACCCTGCTGTAATTTCACTTGACATTAATCATAAATTCCCCATCTGGTAAAGTAAgtatatttgaaaataatgattcACATGGGAGGTGATGCCATGCAAAACCAGTCATACCTTGTAGAACATCCTGTCAGCAAAACGCAGCAGCTCCCCAAAGAGGTTGAGCCAGCAGTGCAGGAAGGCaaagaaacacaacagaagGAGCATTATACCTGagaaagccacacacacacacagagggagagagagaggaaagaggggtTATGAGAAACAATTTGATTCTGGGCATTTGTCCCAGCTTTCTCTTAAGAATTGTAAGTTGACACTGATGCTCTTATATCAGCACTTACTAAAAAAGCTATTCACTTAAAGAGAGTAATAAACATGCCAGTGTTTGAATACCTAATCTAATTGCATAATAGCATCTTTTAATCTTATCACTGATTTAAAACACTGGGGACTGTTTCCATTTGTATTAAAAGTAATACATTAACCAGCGCTGACTCACACAGATGAGAGATAATAGAGATTGTAAGCAGAAGTTACAGTACTATGTTGCAGTCATGGGTTTACTTTAGTTTATATGTTTGCTTTACATCTGACTTCCTTCTATTATTGTCTGAAAAATCCTCCAAAAACAGGCTCCATGTGGCATGTGCAACTATGTACTGtagttgtctgtgtgtgtgtgtgtgtgtgtgtgtgtgtatgtgtatgtgtgtgtgtgtgtgtgtgtgtgcgtgcgcatgtCTTCCTATCTTTCAGAGAACCAGTTTCATTTGAAAAGCAGCAGTGAGGACATTTCCGTGTTGTGAGGACATTGTCGGCGGTCCTCACAACTTCAAAGGACAATTTGAGGGTTAAGACTCGGTTTTAAGGTTAAGGTCAGAATTGGGTTTAGGTTCAGTTTGGGGtaagggttaggtttaggcatttAGTTGTGAtggctagggttagggtaaggggcTAGGGAATGCATTATGTCAATGAGTGTCCTCACAAGGATATAAAGACAAACGTGTATGTGTACAATTCATGCTTTTTGGCTGATAGAAAGTACCTGGTAATATTGAGTTGAACACAGCTAGAACCATAGTCCGTTTACTAAAAGGCTGGTTGGTCTCAGATTTGAAGAGGGGCACACAAAGGCGCACCAGGATGAAGTAGCCATAAAACAGGCAGCCCAAGATCTGCAAATGAAAcataacaatgtttttaaaaaggttatGACACCCTAGAATAAGGAAAAAACAATATAGATCCTGCTTGTGAATCAGCACTAGATATATGAAGATAGTGATCGACAGTATGATGTCAAAGATTAAAGCTTTAAAGCACTTGCTATTAAGCACACTGTGACACAAGCACAATCTTTTCTAGGTCAGTAACCCCACAAAGGAATGCTTAGCTCATCATATTATGTATTCTAATTAAAAGGTGATTAAATGTGtaagtgaaagtaaaaacatCTTAACACAAAATACTTTACAAATTGTACGCAGAGTTTCGTACCTTGCCAAGAGTAACACCAACATACTTCCATCTTATGTGGGTATTCCTGCAAAGAACAGACAGGATGCAACTATGTCAGAAATGcatactgtagtactgtacaGAGCGTCTATTGTGTGTCCTTTTCTTCATATCCATATAGAAATTAGGGATCCAGATCCTGTCTCCATCTCACTCTAACTTGAACACAAGTGCCATTAATTTAATCTCTCATCAGAGGATGTTTTTCAGGGTCCGTCGTCtaatgtacattttcatttgtcattctgatggGTATTGAAGCAGCAATTAATGAGAAATCCCAACAACTACTTAGATTCAAGTTGATGTACCAAGAGTTTACGGTACAAAGATAAATGTGACAGCCATTTGTCATTTGTACTTGCATCATTTCACTAATTATAAGAGCAGAAACAGGATGAGTAAATGGGATCGAGGGAATGGGACAATGTGTCTTACCGGGGATATGATTCCCTGTAGATAAGAGTTGGACAGAAAAGGAAATAGAGATAACTGGAGAATGTTGGGAACCTGGGATTTTCTcctgaaagacaaagaaaaaaaaaaatcacaacaattTATTAGTAAGTGTGACCATCAAAGGGTTCAATTTTGAGGCCTTAAACATGGTGATGATGGAGCTTTTATAAGTCACAGGTTTCTTGGatgatttgttttaaaagtttttaaaggtCTGCGACTCCAGCAAGCTTCTTGTTTCATTATGTGACATAATAGCAGCTATTTAACATTTCCACTTGTGATTTCTAAAGCTTCATTGAGTTTTAATGTGGGAACCTGTTAACAAATAGCTGTCTTTAACATTAAACTAGTGGGCTTATTATGGAATCATTAAGCCATTATGTGAAATTGTCTGCGTAAAAGCCTCTAATCTCTTTTGctaaattattttctgtatttcagtCAAGCTTTAGCATCTTACCAACactaaagacatttaaatatggTAAAAGAGTGCTGTTCTGTGGAAATCTCTTAAACAAGGTgcttattttctgtctgtctgccgcGCAGACATCTCTATAGACACTTCTatcagttttactgttttgttcaAGACTATTTCATTTTCTCCTGGAGGTATTTCACTGCACATTGTCAGTATTAAAGTTTATTACCATGAGTTTTCACAGTCAAAGGTTCTGGAGAGACATTAGTTTCCTAACATTATCTCCCACTAACAGACTGTTACAATCCTCTCACCTCATGGGGACGTGCATACTTGAGGTTATCTATTGTATGCAGGGTTATTCATTGTTAGTTTTTACATCAGCATGAATCATAATGCGGTAACCCACTGAGATCTGTTATCGTCATTTTTCTCCAATGTCCGGGAGCGGCACTGTGAGTAATGATACTGCCTGAGGAATAAACACACCTGacatcaaaacaaatcaatacaatACCTTCCTTTGGTGTATTCTTCATAATAACAGGGGCAGTTTCTCTTATGAATGAGTAGCTCTTCATCAGGAATCGAATCTGAAGAAAATTAATATCTGCAGTTATTATGTGAAGTGAGACATGATGTATCAGTAATAATAGTTTCTACGTTGTCTCTCTATTACATGAATAGGCAAGATTTCTGAAGCGAAACATTTTTATGGCCTCAATCTCTGGTCTCTACACATTGACCCAATGATAGATGATTTATGTGAATTAGTTAGAAGATAACTTCTGTAATTAATCAGGAGGAAGTACAACTAAAGGAAACTGTATGACATGACAGCTGGAGAATTggtttatctttttcttttaaagcaaTTCAAtgaatttaacacatttatatttcatttgtgcATCAACATGTATATCAGACAGTGTTTAGATGGGATGGACAGCCTCGGAGTTACAAATAGACTGACTGGACCCGGGTCAGATGAGGATCAGGACCGGGTTTCCCAAGAGCATCTAAGCACTGAGATTATCTCACTCCATCGAATGGAGCTCAAATGATATAAGACGGTTTTGGGAGACTGAGGCCAGTGTAAtaaagaggatgaggaggtatTACAGCGTGGGTCCATGATGTACAACCGTTGGCTACACTGAGACCTGCTGCCTCTTTGATGGCTTTCCAGTTGGAAAGCTCCCATCTCTGCTTTCCTTATTACAATGTTCCTGCTGAGAGCAAtgaatggctgcatttataatTTGGATTAccaataaatataatgttatcTATAGAGTGGGGTGTTTTTTTCTGCGCAGGTCGTTTCTAATAAGGATTTTTATGCTTGGGTTTTATTCTGTCTGTTTGATTTTATGCTCAGCAGCAGTTCACATTgtaataaaaatcacattaatcATTCTGCAGGAGttattgaaataaatgtattgaaaagAGGAAAGCTGCTGGAACTGCAAGAAGTACATCTCTACTTGTGTGAAAAATGGAGTTTTGAATGACAAATTGTGAAGCGTATTTAACTGCTATTCCTATTTGATCACAAATGTTGCTCTACATCAACTGTCTCATTCTTGCTCAGTATCATTGACTTAATGCATCAACTCACATTCATATTCCTTCATATAAAAGTACTAGGCCGCTTTTATAAACTGTCACTTCTCACATTTACTCTGCTGATTCCATATGCTTACTCTGCTTGCTGTCTCGTCTTCCATGACCC from Thunnus maccoyii chromosome 3, fThuMac1.1, whole genome shotgun sequence includes these protein-coding regions:
- the soat2 gene encoding sterol O-acyltransferase 2 → MTAAEPPNGVWHRNVKAHTSDEISSHVGSHNNAQEEDLKQWQKHAQRAKVKIMEQVQDQLNDILDNALTFTQIQPTVNGKSTKKPSSRSQRMDDGKVFMDRASLLDELFEISHIRTIYHMFIAVLLIFCLSTLAVDYIDQGRLVLEFDLLFFAFGKLGTVTWVWMLMFAYTLLVPYYTLVFWGPLYHSFPSKLGLSLGTGLVLSAIQTCVLGLFPIYVVVHHQLPPASRFIVILEQIRFLMKSYSFIRETAPVIMKNTPKEGENPRFPTFSSYLYFLFCPTLIYRESYPRNTHIRWKYVGVTLGKILGCLFYGYFILVRLCVPLFKSETNQPFSKRTMVLAVFNSILPGIMLLLLCFFAFLHCWLNLFGELLRFADRMFYKDWWNSTSFANYYRTWNVVVHDWLYYYGYRDFLWLSKRKFRTAAMLSVFIVSAVVHEYALAMGFGFFYPVMFVLFAIFGVVFNFTMNDKRQSPVFNVIMWACLFLGQGVQVCLYCQEWYAQIQCPRTGNSFWELVTPRSWSCSNQR